A stretch of the Musa acuminata AAA Group cultivar baxijiao chromosome BXJ2-7, Cavendish_Baxijiao_AAA, whole genome shotgun sequence genome encodes the following:
- the LOC135617813 gene encoding cystathionine beta-lyase, chloroplastic-like: protein MATTSAYAASSSVVRILCSNPARDPPSGFKGCWGFSGSLRFSSKRSTAPLAMMSRRSDTSLGDGDREKDTSTSAVAEGFADRLDDLSSESELVEREPSVATILTGFGNSFDPYGAMSTPLYQTSTFKQPSATTYGPYDYTRSGNPTRDVLQSLMAKLEKADQAFCFTSGMAALATVTHLVEAGQEIVAGDDIYGGSDRLLSRVVPKSGVIVKRVNTSDINEVASAIGPSTKLVWVESPTNPRQQITDIRKISEIAHSFGALVMVDNSILSPVLSQPLQLGADIVMHSATKFISGHSDLMAGILAVKGDSLAKEIAFLQNAEGSGLAPFDCWLCLRGIKTMALRVEKQQANAQKLAEFLSSHPRVKQVNYAGLPGHPGRSLHYSQAKGAGSVLSFLTGSLALSEHIVQSTKYFSVTVSFGSVKSLISLPCFMSHASIPASVREARGLTDDLVRISVGIEDIEDLMADLDYAIRSGPG, encoded by the exons ATGGCGACCACCTCCGCCTACGCCGCGTCTTCCTCCGTCGTTCGCATTCTTTGCTCCAATCCCGCCCGCGATCCCCCTTCC GGCTTTAAGGGTTGCTGGGGTTTTAGCGGGAGTTTACGGTTCTCCTCGAAGAGGAGCACAGCGCCGCTGGCGATGATGTCACGGAGATCGGACACGAGTCTGGGTGATGGGGATAGGGAGAAGGACACGAGCACCTCGGCTGTGGCGGAGGGTTTTGCTGATCGCTTGGATGATTTATCTTCGGAGTCGG AATTGGTGGAGAGGGAACCGAGCGTCGCCACGATATTGACTGGCTTTGGAAATTCGTTTGATCCCTATGGAGCTATGAGTACACCATTGTACCAAACATCCACATTTAAGCAG CCTTCAGCAACTACTTATGGCCCCTATGACTATACCAGAAGCGGTAATCCTACTCGAGATGTGCTGCAAAG TCTTATGGCTAAGCTTGAGAAGGCTGATCAGGCATTTTGCTTCACTAGTGGCATGGCTGCTCTTGCTACTGTTACACATCTTGTTGAAGCTG GTCAAGAAATCGTTGCTGGAGATGACATATATGGCGGCTCTGACCGGTTGCTATCACGAGTGGTTCCAAAGAGTGGGGTTATCGTGAA ACGAGTTAACACATCTGACATCAATGAGGTGGCATCTGCAATTGGCCCTTCGACAAAGCTTGTGTGGGTAGAGAGCCCAACAAATCCTCGCCAACAGATAACCGACATACGA AAAATCTCCGAGATAGCTCATTCCTTTGGTGCGTTAGTTATGGTGGACAATAGTATCTTGTCTCCAGTGCTATCTCAGCCATTACAACTTGGAGCAG ATATTGTGATGCACTCAGCTACTAAATTTATCTCTGGTCATAGTGATCTTATGGCAGGCATCCTTGCTGTAAAGGGTGACAG CTTGGCCAAAGAGATTGCATTCCTCCAAAATGCGGAAGGCTCTGGATTGGCACCATTTGATTGTTGGCTTTGCTTGCGAGGTATCAAGACCATGGCTCTGCGTGTAGAGAAACAACAG GCTAATGCACAGAAGCTTGCTGAATTCCTATCATCCCACCCGAGGGTGAAGCAAGTGAACTATGCCGGACTTCCTGGCCATCCTGGGCGCTCGTTGCATTATTCTCAG GCAAAAGGTGCTGGTTCTGTACTTAGCTTCTTGACAGGATCACTAGCTCTCTCAGAGCATATTGTGCAAAGCACCAAGTACTTCAGTGTAACTGTTAGTTTTG GGAGCGTGAAGTCCTTGATAAGCTTGCCATGCTTCATGTCCCATGCAAGTATACCGGCTTCAGTTCGTGAGGCTAGGGGTCTGACCGATGACCTTGTTCGTATCTCTGTTGGCATTGAGGACATTGAGGATCTTATGGCAGATTTAGACTATGCCATTAGATCCGGGCCAGGTTAA